The nucleotide window ATTGTTAAGTCGGGGGAGGATTAAGATTTGAGTTACACTGCTAGATACACGACATTTTCAGCTCTGGACTCGCTGCTTGTTGTGTCGGCTATTTTTATCAGTTATTTACTATTGCATCCAACATTAACGGTCTATTCGGATACAGTCCTTGTGATCAGTGCCGTTACATTGCTTGTCAGTCATCATATCACCGCCCACCTGTTTCATTTGTACAACCGGTTGTGGAGCCTGGCTTCGGTAAGAGAGCTGCTCATTATCGGCTATGCGGTGACAACCTCTGTTTTAGCGGCGGGTGCGATGCAGTTTGTCATCCAACAGCATATATATTTTCGCGTAATGGCTATTACATGGTTGCTGCTGATTTTACTGATTGGCGGATCGCGTTTCGTGCTGAGGGTTGTTCATGAACGGTCACCTGTCAAACCGGCTGCGGAAGTAAAGCGGGTGTTAATCGTCGGTGCCGGTGAAGCGGGGACAATGCTTCTGCGTAGTCTTAAACGGAATCCGTCCGAATATCAGGTAGTCGCTTTTGTGGATGATGATCTCAATAAACAGCATTTAAAACTGCTCGATGTGGATGTGTGCGGAACGACAAGCGACATTCCGCAAATTGTGCAGGCAAAGGCCATTCACGAAATTATATTAGCGATCCCTTCACTTAGCAAAAAAGAGATACAGGAAATTTATACACGTCTTGGAGAGTCGAAAGCAACAATTAAAATCATGCCGAAAATTGAAGATGTGATGACCGGAAAAGTTTCGGTGAACGATATACAGGAAATCAAAATCGAGGATCTGCTCGGGCGTGAAGAAGTCAAATTGGATATGCTGGCACTTTCGAATAACTTAACGAACAAAAAGATTCTTATCACAGGTGCAGGAGGATCGATCGGTTCGGAAATTTGCCGCCAGACTGCCCAGTTCCATCCGCAGCAGATTATATTGCTCGGTCATGGAGAAAACTCCATCTATAAAATCCATCTAGAACTATCGGAAAAAGCGGAATACAAGGATATTGAATTTGTTCCAGTCATTGCGGATGTGCAGGACAGGGAACGGATTTTTCAGGTCGTCCAGCAATATAAGCCGGATGTCATTTATCATGCGGCAGCACATAAGCATGTGCCGATGATGGAAAGCAACCCGAAAGAAGCGGTAAAAAACAATGTGTTCGGTACAAAAAATATAGCCGAAGCTGCCCATGCATTCGGTGTTCCGAATTTTGTCATGATCTCGACCGATAAAGCGGTCAATCCGCCGAACGTGATGGGGGCGACAAAGCGTATCGCCGAAATCATCATTCAAAATCTCGCGACATACAGCGATACAAATTTTGCCGCAGTACGATTCGGAAATGTGCTTGGTTCACGCGGCAGTGTCATCCCGAGATTTAAAGCGCAAATCGCTGCAGGCGGACCTGTCACCGTGACACATCCAGATATGACCCGCTATTTCATGACGATCCCGGAAGCATCCAGACTTGTTCTGCAGGCGGGGGCACTGGCACGTGGCGGGGAAGTGTTCGTCCTTGATATGGGCGAACCGATGAAAATAGTCGACTTGGCCAAAAATATCATTCGTCTATCTGGTTTTTCGGACGAGGAGATTGAAATCGAATTCAGCGGTATTCGCCCGGGTGAAAAAATGTACGAGGAATTACTGAATGCAGAAGAGATTCAGGAGGAGCATATTTACCCGAAAATTCATGTCGGGAAAGCAAGCCGGATCGAAGGAGAGTTGCTGAAGGCATTACTGAAAGATATAGAAGAGTGTCAGCCTTCGGAGTTAAAAGAAAAACTGATTCATATTTCCAATACGAAATGGGATCAGCACGTCCATCTGCAAGAAATCACTGCCTAATAGAGAAAAAGGCTCTTTTCATGCAAATGGAAACTAGTAATAGAAACTTGGTTGTGTTCATATATAACTCTTATTACAAGAAAAAAATAATATGTACAAGAGTTTATAACAGAGATTAACGCTCAGGGGGAAATAGAGATGAAAGAAACAATTAGTCTACAGGAAATTATAAAAATTATAAAAAAACGCCTAGTACTCATAATCGCTCTTACTGTAATCGGTTGTGGAGTCGCGGCTGGTATCAGCATTTATGCAATAACCCCGATTTATGATGCGCAGACACAAATTCTGGTGAATCAAAAAGGCAATGCCGATCAAGTGTATTCATTGCAAACTACCAATACCGATTTAAGTTTAATTAATACGTATCAGGTCATCATCACAAGTCCGGTGATCTTGAATCCTGTACTGGAAAGCCTTGACCTGGATAAAACGACAGGGCAGCTGGCACAGCAAATATCGGTGTTCACCAAAACGGATTCCAAAGTGGTCAATATCCGTGTGGAGGACCCGAATCCGGCAGTAGCTGTAGACATCGCGAATACGCTGGCGGAAGTGTTTAAAGAGAATATTCCGCAACTGATGAGCATCGACAATATTTCGATCTTATCGGCCGCTAAATTAAGCGAAAACCCGTCACCGGTAAAACCTGACATCTTGCTGAATAGTGCAATCGGTGCTGTTATCGGCTTAATGCTAGGTTTCGGACTGACATTCCTGCTCGAATTTTTGGATATGTCGATCAAGGGCGAGCGTGATGTGGAAGATTATCTGCAATTACCGGTAATCGGAATGGTGGATTTCATTAAAGAAGAAAAAGAGAAGAAGCTATCTTTACGTGTGCAGAAAGCGGGGAGAAGTTAAATGGTGAAACTGGGTCTGAGAAAAAGAAAAAAAACATTGCAAAGTTCGAATATCGCAAGGAAACTTATTACGATTACTGAAACGAAATCCCATGTTATCGAACAGTTTCGCACGATTCGTACAAATATTAAATTTTCGATGCCGGATGAGCCGTTAAAGACGATTTTAGTTACTTCTTCTACACCGGGTGAAGGGAAATCGACGAATGCGGCGAATCTCGGTGTTGTTTTTGCACAGGAAGACAAGAGAGTTCTTATTATTGATGCCGATATGCGGAAGCCAACACAGCACCATACATTTAAAACGTTCAACAAAGTGGGGCTTTCTAATGTGCTTGCGAGAAAATCCACGCTCCAGGATGCGATTCAGGAGACATTTATTGTAGGGCTTGATGTCATAACAAGCGGTCCTATTCCGCCGAATCCTGCTGAACTGCTTTCATCCCAAGGGTTGGATGCATTGCTTCAAGAAGTTAAAAATCAGTATGACATCATCATTATCGATTCACCGCCGTTATTATCGGTGACTGACGCGCAGATCCTGGCGAATAAATGCGACGGTGCCATGATGATTTTAAATACGGGTGAAACTGATAAACGTGCCGCAAAAAAAGCGCAGACACTGCTGGCAGCTGCCCACACAAAGATTTTGGGTGTCGTGTTGAACAACTATAAAACAAAGAATCATTATAATTATTATGATGGTTACCGTTACTCTGAATAATCTGAATATTTTCTTGCAGTAGTTGCTAAAATCGGATTCTAATTGCTCATTGAGGCGCATACAATGACGTACAGGCAATAAAAAACAGCCTGAAAAAAAGATAAAGCAGTACTAGATGAGGAGGAAATAGCTGTGGATTCATTAAAAGTATCATCTCGTTCTAATCCTAATTCTGTTGCAGGAGCACTCGTTGCGGTTATACGAGAGCAAGGGTTTGCTGAAATGCAGGCGGTAGGTGCAGGTGCGTTAAACCAGGCAATTAAAGCAGTAGCAATCGCTCGAGGGTTTGTAGCCCCAAGCGGCACAGATTTAATTTGTGCACCGGCTTTCGCGGACATTATCATTGCAGGAGAAGATCGTACGGCATTAAAACTACTCGTTGAAAAAAGAACTCGTTAATCCATGAAGACCCATACACTCGCTTAGCACCCAAACTGGGCTAAGCGGGTGTATTTTTGTTTGCGGGGTATATTTAAATAGAAGGAATTTATCGGTTGATTAGTAACTCTTTGAAATTTTAATCGTCAATTGGATTTAGATATTCGTCAATTATTAACGGGTGATATATTATTCGTCACTTTTACAAAGTTAATCGTCAAATGTGTGCACTTATTCGCCAATTCCGGATGCTTAATCGTCACTTTGCCGTACATAATCGTCAATCAGGAGCAGATATTCGCCACTTCAGCATATAATCGCCACTTTTACGATTGAACTGAAATCGCGCCTTACTTATTTTGACGCAACCCTTATACATAACCAATCGTCTTCCAATAAAAGATTTCCTATATAAAATTTAGGGAATAGAAATCTTGTTTTAATTCAAAACAAATTGTGTACAGAACTTTCCGTCAAAGGTCTGATTTTTTGACTCGATATGACATTTGCAATAGAAGAGTCGAAAACTTCATGTTAAACTAATGTAGGAAAAATAACTTCTTTCAGTAGAAGTCTTCTTATATTTATAAGATGCAGGATAAAAGCAAGTGTTTCTCTTTTGAGTGGAGTTCTCATTCACTGAAAGAAGTTAAGCACCGGCGGATATCACGAATTCGGAAAGGAATTTTTTTGTGCAAGCACAAAAACCGAATTCGGATGCAATTACGCCTTCGCGTAATTGATTTCTACATGGCTGTGCTATCCGGCAGCTCTCAGTAATAAAGCATCTTATTTCCATTGAGCGAGCGTATGCGGCGCCCCCCTCAATGGAAATAGAAGCCTCTGGCAGATGTCACAGATTTTTTAAGGGAACTTTTGAGTAAACTCAAAAAATCTGGACGCAATTCCGCCGAGGCGTAATTGAACTACGCTTTATTCATTTATATAATACAGAACTTAAGGAGATGTTGATATGTTACATCAGCTTTCATGGAAAGTCGGTGGGCAGCAAGGTGAAGGGATTGAGAGTACAGGTGAAATCTTCTCAATGGCAATGAATCGTCTAGGGTATTTCCTATACGGTTACCGTCATTTCTCTTCTCGTATTAAAGGTGGCCATACGAATAATAAAATTACGGTTCGTCCGACAGAAGTACGCGCAATTGCGGACGACTTGGATATATTGGTGGCGTTCGACCAGGAAACGATCGACGTGAACTATAAAGAATTAACACCGGGCAGTATCATTTTGGCGGATGCGAAATTCGATCCGAAAAATCCGGAAGACAGTGTTGCGCCATTATACGCGGTACCGTTTACGGAAATTGCGGCTGAGCTTGGTACATCTCTAATGAAAAACATGGTTGCGATTGGTGCAACGGCAGCGCTTTTAAACTTGGATGAATCGGTTTTCCAAAGTGTTGTAAATGAAATTTTCGGACGTAAAGGTGAAGAAGTCGTAGCGAAAAACATCGAAGCGATCGAACGCGGTCGTCAGGCGATTTCAGAGCAGATCGGTGACCGTGTAGGTACATGGGAAATTGCACCTGCAGACGGAAAACGCCGTATGTTCATGATTGGTAACGATGCAGCGGCATTAGGTGCGCTTGCAGCGGGCTCTCGTTTCATGGCGGCATATCCGATCACACCGGCATCTGAAATTATGGAATACATGATTAAAAAGCTGCCATTAGTAGGCGGAGCGGTTATTCAAACGGAGGACGAGATTGCTGCAGCAACTATGGCAATCGGTGCAAACTACGGTGGTGTGCGTGCATTTACGGCATCAGCTGGTCCTGGTCTTTCACTCATGATGGAAGCGATCGGTCTTTCAGGTATGACGGAACAGCCGCTTGTTG belongs to Solibacillus sp. FSL W7-1436 and includes:
- a CDS encoding 2-oxoacid:acceptor oxidoreductase subunit alpha, with amino-acid sequence MLHQLSWKVGGQQGEGIESTGEIFSMAMNRLGYFLYGYRHFSSRIKGGHTNNKITVRPTEVRAIADDLDILVAFDQETIDVNYKELTPGSIILADAKFDPKNPEDSVAPLYAVPFTEIAAELGTSLMKNMVAIGATAALLNLDESVFQSVVNEIFGRKGEEVVAKNIEAIERGRQAISEQIGDRVGTWEIAPADGKRRMFMIGNDAAALGALAAGSRFMAAYPITPASEIMEYMIKKLPLVGGAVIQTEDEIAAATMAIGANYGGVRAFTASAGPGLSLMMEAIGLSGMTEQPLVVFDTQRGGPSTGLPTKQEQSDLMAMLYGTHGEIPKVVIAPSTMEEAFYDTIQAFNIAEELQIPVIVMTDLQLSLGKQSVDPFDYSKIEIRRGKIVEAVEDVETKDYFKRYENTEDGVSPRVLPGTKGGIHHVTGVEHDETGKPSEATGNRRTQMDKRMRKLQHVRFENPVYVNAPHEDADVLLVGFNSTRGAIEEVQEKLNSEGVKVNHAHIKLIHPFPSEEMSALMDKAKKVIVVENNATGQLANIMKMNIGGHAKTKSILKYDGTPFLPRELTNLVKEEI
- a CDS encoding YveK family protein, translated to MKETISLQEIIKIIKKRLVLIIALTVIGCGVAAGISIYAITPIYDAQTQILVNQKGNADQVYSLQTTNTDLSLINTYQVIITSPVILNPVLESLDLDKTTGQLAQQISVFTKTDSKVVNIRVEDPNPAVAVDIANTLAEVFKENIPQLMSIDNISILSAAKLSENPSPVKPDILLNSAIGAVIGLMLGFGLTFLLEFLDMSIKGERDVEDYLQLPVIGMVDFIKEEKEKKLSLRVQKAGRS
- a CDS encoding CpsD/CapB family tyrosine-protein kinase, producing the protein MVKLGLRKRKKTLQSSNIARKLITITETKSHVIEQFRTIRTNIKFSMPDEPLKTILVTSSTPGEGKSTNAANLGVVFAQEDKRVLIIDADMRKPTQHHTFKTFNKVGLSNVLARKSTLQDAIQETFIVGLDVITSGPIPPNPAELLSSQGLDALLQEVKNQYDIIIIDSPPLLSVTDAQILANKCDGAMMILNTGETDKRAAKKAQTLLAAAHTKILGVVLNNYKTKNHYNYYDGYRYSE
- a CDS encoding stage V sporulation protein S; translation: MDSLKVSSRSNPNSVAGALVAVIREQGFAEMQAVGAGALNQAIKAVAIARGFVAPSGTDLICAPAFADIIIAGEDRTALKLLVEKRTR
- a CDS encoding polysaccharide biosynthesis protein, producing MSYTARYTTFSALDSLLVVSAIFISYLLLHPTLTVYSDTVLVISAVTLLVSHHITAHLFHLYNRLWSLASVRELLIIGYAVTTSVLAAGAMQFVIQQHIYFRVMAITWLLLILLIGGSRFVLRVVHERSPVKPAAEVKRVLIVGAGEAGTMLLRSLKRNPSEYQVVAFVDDDLNKQHLKLLDVDVCGTTSDIPQIVQAKAIHEIILAIPSLSKKEIQEIYTRLGESKATIKIMPKIEDVMTGKVSVNDIQEIKIEDLLGREEVKLDMLALSNNLTNKKILITGAGGSIGSEICRQTAQFHPQQIILLGHGENSIYKIHLELSEKAEYKDIEFVPVIADVQDRERIFQVVQQYKPDVIYHAAAHKHVPMMESNPKEAVKNNVFGTKNIAEAAHAFGVPNFVMISTDKAVNPPNVMGATKRIAEIIIQNLATYSDTNFAAVRFGNVLGSRGSVIPRFKAQIAAGGPVTVTHPDMTRYFMTIPEASRLVLQAGALARGGEVFVLDMGEPMKIVDLAKNIIRLSGFSDEEIEIEFSGIRPGEKMYEELLNAEEIQEEHIYPKIHVGKASRIEGELLKALLKDIEECQPSELKEKLIHISNTKWDQHVHLQEITA